From a single Cyclobacterium marinum DSM 745 genomic region:
- a CDS encoding YihY/virulence factor BrkB family protein, which produces MKEKLNSILERLSDKALLLKPIHFGNPAQNLYDVGKIFLHHLQKDDVFERASAMAFSFTVALFPMLLFLLNMIPYIQYFLHDVTMSNILVFVSDILPESIYNEAAPTIMDIVSKPRQGMLSLGFFFALYLSTNGVISLMNAFNAVYRTKEYRGFFQTRMIAVSIVLVLVLSICGAVIIMILGSELLFKISEFEFVSNNIYYYSLAFFRFFVLLLLFVITNAYIFRVAPAVSKKWNFFSAGAVVSGLLITLGFFLFSYYLTNFASYNKLYGSIGTMLALMLWLWITSILVLVGYEINVSLQKALHAKPPKKTSPSLSKN; this is translated from the coding sequence GTGAAAGAAAAACTCAACAGCATATTGGAGCGATTAAGCGATAAGGCGCTTCTTCTCAAGCCTATTCATTTTGGCAATCCTGCCCAAAACTTATATGATGTAGGCAAAATTTTCTTGCATCACTTGCAGAAAGATGATGTATTTGAACGAGCCAGCGCCATGGCATTCAGTTTTACTGTTGCCCTATTTCCTATGTTGTTATTTTTATTGAACATGATTCCCTATATCCAGTATTTTTTACATGACGTCACCATGTCAAATATCCTGGTATTTGTAAGTGATATCTTACCGGAAAGCATATATAATGAGGCAGCGCCCACCATTATGGATATTGTCAGCAAACCACGTCAGGGCATGTTATCACTGGGTTTTTTCTTTGCACTTTATTTGTCCACAAACGGGGTAATCTCCTTGATGAATGCATTCAATGCTGTCTACCGTACAAAAGAATACAGAGGCTTTTTTCAAACCAGAATGATAGCTGTTAGCATCGTATTGGTATTGGTGCTTAGCATATGTGGGGCTGTTATTATCATGATTTTAGGAAGTGAATTGCTCTTCAAAATCTCAGAATTTGAATTTGTATCTAACAATATTTATTACTATTCTCTAGCCTTTTTCAGGTTTTTTGTATTGTTGCTACTATTCGTCATCACCAATGCCTACATTTTCAGGGTGGCTCCTGCTGTTAGCAAGAAGTGGAATTTTTTCTCCGCAGGAGCAGTAGTGTCAGGCTTACTTATCACTTTGGGATTTTTCTTATTCTCCTATTACCTAACCAATTTTGCGAGCTACAATAAATTGTATGGGTCTATCGGCACCATGTTGGCACTTATGCTTTGGCTTTGGATAACCTCCATTTTAGTTTTAGTCGGATATGAGATCAATGTAAGCCTACAAAAGGCATTGCACGCCAAGCCACCCAAAAAAACAAGTCCTTCACTTTCAAAAAATTAG
- a CDS encoding acyl-CoA thioesterase, with protein MFIKEHKLRVRYAETDQMGYVYYGNYATYYEVGRVEALRSVGYSYREMEESGVMMPVLENHSKFFLPGRYDEHLTIRTSIKEMPGVRIRFHYEIFNEKEELIHVGETLLTFLKTDTHRPCRPPARFIDLLKPYFDSKE; from the coding sequence ATGTTTATAAAAGAGCACAAGCTAAGAGTAAGGTATGCAGAAACGGACCAAATGGGTTATGTATATTACGGCAATTATGCCACCTATTATGAAGTTGGAAGGGTGGAAGCACTTCGCAGTGTTGGATATTCCTACCGTGAGATGGAAGAAAGTGGCGTAATGATGCCTGTGTTAGAAAATCACAGCAAGTTTTTTTTACCCGGCAGGTACGATGAACATTTGACCATTAGAACCAGCATCAAAGAAATGCCGGGTGTGCGCATCCGCTTTCATTATGAAATATTCAATGAGAAAGAGGAGCTTATTCATGTAGGCGAAACTTTGCTTACCTTTTTGAAAACAGATACTCATCGGCCATGTAGGCCCCCTGCGAGGTTTATAGATCTTCTCAAACCCTATTTCGATTCAAAGGAGTGA